The Neomonachus schauinslandi chromosome 11, ASM220157v2, whole genome shotgun sequence genome contains a region encoding:
- the LRRC32 gene encoding transforming growth factor beta activator LRRC32 — protein sequence MSHQILLLLAVLTQGLATSQQGDKVPCEMVDKEVSCQGLGLLQVPSMLPRDIEALDLSGNQLRSILASPLGFYMALRHLDLSTNEISFIQTGVFQALPHLEHLNLARNRLAAGTVLSTPGLGPLPHVTSLDLSGNSLYSGLVERLLGEAPALRALSLAENSLTRLARHTFWGTPALERLDLHSNVLMDIEDGAFEALPHLAHLNLSRNSLTCISDFSLQQLRVLDLSCNSIEAFQTAPEPRAEYQLAWLDLRENKLLHFPDLAALPSLIYLNVSNNLIRLPAGPPQGGEGIHAPSEGWSALPFSNPSRNASSHPLSQLLNLDLSYNEIELVPEGFLEPLTSLRFLNLSRNCLRGFVVLRAGFLPCLVHLDVSHNALVTLALASRALGSLRTLLLQDNALQDLPPYTFAGLASLQRLNLQGNRVRPCGGPGEPGALGCVAFSGLSSLRILNLVDNEMERLRAGAFLHTPLTELDLSANPGLDVVTGALAGLEASLEVLALQGNGLAVLQVDLPCFSCLKRLNLAENRLSRLPAWTQAVSLEVLDLRNNSFSLLPGSAMGGLEPSLRRLYLQGNPLSCCGNGWLAAQLHQGRVDVDGTQDLTCRFGSQDEVALSHVRPEDCEKGGLKNVNLIIILTFALVSAILLTTLATCCCVRRQKFGQQYKA from the coding sequence GTCGACAAGGAGGTCTCGTGCCAGGGTCTTGGCCTGCTCCAGGTCCCCTCGATGCTCCCACGGGACATCGAGGCCCTCGACCTATCTGGAAACCAGCTGCGGAGCATCCTGGCCTCACCCCTGGGCTTCTACATGGCCCTTCGACACCTGGACCTGAGCACCAACGAGATCAGCTTCATCCAGACAGGTGTCTTccaggccctgccccacctggagcACCTCAACCTGGCCCGTAACCGCCTGGCAGCGGGCACCGTGCTGAGCACCCCTGGTCTGGGCCCCCTGCCTCATGTGACATCTCTGGACCTGTCGGGGAACAGCCTGTACAGTGGCCTGGTGGAGCGGCTGCTGGGGGAGGCGCCCGCCCTGCGCGCCCTCTCGCTGGCCGAGAACAGCCTGACCCGCCTGGCCCGCCATACCTTCTGGGGCACGCCTGCGCTCGAGCGGCTCGACCTGCACAGCAACGTGCTCATGGACATCGAGGACGGTGCTTTCgaggccctgccccacctggccCACCTGAATCTCTCCAGGAACTCCCTCACCTGCATCTCCGACTTCAGCCTCCAGCAGCTGCGAGTACTTGACCTGAGCTGCAACAGTATTGAGGCCTTTCAGACGGCCCCCGAGCCCCGGGCCGAGTATCAGCTGGCCTGGCTCGACCTGCGGGAGAACAAATTGCTCCACTTCCCCGACTTGGCCGCGCTCCCGAGCCTCATCTACCTGAACGTGTCCAACAAcctcatccggctccctgcaGGGCCACCCCAGGGCGGCGAGGGCATCCACGCACCTTCTGAGGGCTGGTCGGCCTTGCCCTTCTCGAACCCCAGCCGGAACGCCAGCAGCcaccccctctcccagctcctgaaTCTGGATTTGAGCTACAATGAGATCGAGCTGGTCCCCGAGGGCTTTCTGGAGCCCCTGACCTCCCTTCGCTTCCTGAATCTCAGTCGGAACTGCCTGCGAGGCTTTGTGGTGCTGCGCGCCGGCTTCCTGCCTTGCCTCGTGCACCTGGACGTGAGCCACAACGCGCTGGTGACGCTGGCGCTGGCCTCCAGAGCGCTGGGGTCCCTGCGGACGCTGCTCCTCCAGGACAACGCCCTGCAGGACCTGCCCCCGTACACTTTTGCTGGCCTGGCCAGTCTGCAGAGGCTGAACCTTCAGGGAAACCGGGTCAGGCCTTGTGGGGGGCCGGGGGAGCCTGGAGCCCTGGGGTGTGTGGCCTTCTCTGGCCTCTCCTCCCTCCGCATCCTGAACCTGGTGGACAACGAGATGGAGCGGCTGCGGGCAGGGGCCTTCCTCCACACGCCGCTTACCGAGCTGGACCTCTCTGCGAACCCCGGGCTGGACGTGGTCACAGGGGCCCTGGCAGGCCTGGAGGCCTCCTTGGAGGTCCTGGCCCTGCAAGGCAACGGGCTGGCCGTCTTGCAAGTGGACCTGCCCTGCTTCAGCTGCCTTAAGCGTCTCAACCTTGCCGAGAACCGCCTGAGCCGTCTGCCCGCCTGGACGCAGGCCGTGTCCCTGGAGGTACTGGACCTGAGGAACAACAGCTTCAGCCTCCTGCCCGGCAGCGCCATGGGTGGCCTGGAGCCCAGCCTCCGGCGCCTCTACCTGCAGGGCAATCCGCTGAGCTGCTGCGGCAATGGCTGGCTGGCCGCCCAGCTGCACCAAGGCCGTGTGGACGTGGACGGCACCCAGGACCTGACCTGCCGCTTCGGCTCCCAGGACGAGGTGGCCCTGAGCCACGTGCGCCCCGAGGACTGTGAGAAGGGGGGGCTCAAGAACGTCAAcctcatcatcatcctcaccTTTGCGCTGGTCTCGGCCATCCTCCTCACCACTCTGGCCACCTGTTGCTGTGTCCGCCGGCAGAAGTTCGGCCAGCAGTACAAAGCCTAG